One window of Equus caballus isolate H_3958 breed thoroughbred chromosome 3, TB-T2T, whole genome shotgun sequence genomic DNA carries:
- the MATCAP1 gene encoding microtubule-associated tyrosine carboxypeptidase 1 isoform X2 produces the protein MPTAVLEKYCEASGQFIHQAVGIIEAVLEKFGTYEHFEAATGGQLLTKCQIWSIVRKYMQKEGCVGEVVVQLSEDLLSQAVMMVENSRPTLAINLTGARQYWLEGMLRHEIGTHYLRGVNNARQPWHSAEGRLQYGLRPANPTEEGLASLHSVLFRKQPFLWRAALLYYTIHRAARMSFRQLFQDLARYVQDADVRWEYCVRAKRGQTDTSLPGCFSKDQVYLDGIVRILRHRQTIDFPLLTSLGKVSYEDVDHLRPHGVLDNTRVPHFMQDLARYQQQLEHIMATNRLDEAELGRLLPD, from the exons ATGCCCACGGCTGTGCTGGAGAAGTACTGTGAGGCTTCTGGACAGTTCATTCATCAG GCCGTTGGCATCATCGAGGCTGTCCTGGAGAAGTTTGGTACCTATGAACACTTTGAGGCTGCGACTGGGGGCCAGCTGCTGACCAAGTGCCAGATCTGGTCCATTGTGCGCAAATACATGCAGAAGGAGGGCTGCGTCGGGGAG GTTGTGGTGCAGCTGAGTGAGGACCTGCTGTCCCAGGCAGTGATGATGGTGGAGAACAGTCGACCAACATTGGCCATCAACCTGACCGGAGCCCGCCAGTATTGGCTGGAGGGCATGCTACGGCATGAGATAG gcaCCCACTACCTGCGGGGCGTGAACAACGCGCGGCAGCCCTGGCACAGCGCCGAGGGCCGCCTGCAGTACGGGCTGCGGCCGGCGAACCCCACCGAGGAGGGCCTGGCCAGCCTGCACAGCGTGCTGTTCCGGAAGCAGCCCTTCCTCTGGCGCGCTGCACTGCTCTACTACACCATCCACCGAGCCGCGCGCATGTCCTTCCGCCAGCTCTTCCAGGACCTGGCGCGCTACGTGCAGGACGCCGACGTGCGCTGGGAGTACTGCGTGCGCGCCAAGCGCGGCCAGACCGATACCTCGCTGCCAG GCTGCTTCAGCAAGGACCAGGTGTACCTGGACGGCATCGTGCGCATTCTGCGGCACCGCCAGACCATTGATTTCCCACTGCTGACCTCGCTGGGCAAG GTGTCCTATGAGGATGTTGACCACCTGCGGCCCCATGGGGTGCTGGACAATACCCGGGTGCCCCACTTCATGCAGGACTTGGCACGCTATCAGCAGCAGCTGGAACACATCATGGCCACCAACCGGCTGGATGAGGCGGAGCTGGGCCGCCTTCTGCCTGACTGA
- the MATCAP1 gene encoding microtubule-associated tyrosine carboxypeptidase 1 isoform X1, with protein MVLDSGAQVYEQAPPSPPASPASLGHRLKPSDQDGRLLYPWPRSLALPLALSVPSALRPRPELQPFSELHLGHRGHMRRSESTYTVNSTGRRGGSTQGRAPPRRGQDPGRGTLRSAASLPHIAKTRKDAGRGASRSPCMLVALRPTNMDRERDKFFQSHYTYNPQFEYQEPMPTAVLEKYCEASGQFIHQAVGIIEAVLEKFGTYEHFEAATGGQLLTKCQIWSIVRKYMQKEGCVGEVVVQLSEDLLSQAVMMVENSRPTLAINLTGARQYWLEGMLRHEIGTHYLRGVNNARQPWHSAEGRLQYGLRPANPTEEGLASLHSVLFRKQPFLWRAALLYYTIHRAARMSFRQLFQDLARYVQDADVRWEYCVRAKRGQTDTSLPGCFSKDQVYLDGIVRILRHRQTIDFPLLTSLGKVSYEDVDHLRPHGVLDNTRVPHFMQDLARYQQQLEHIMATNRLDEAELGRLLPD; from the exons ATGGTGCTGGACTCAGGGGCTCAGGTGTATGAGCAGGCACCCCCCAGCCCACCAGCCAGTCCCGCATCCTTGGGACATAGGCTGAAGCCCTCAGACCAAGATGGGAGACTGCTGTACCCCTGGCCTCGGTCCCTGGCCTTGCCCCTGGCTCTATCAGTCCCCTCAGCCCTGCGGCCCCGGCCTGAGCTGCAGCCCTTCTCAGAGCTGCACTTGGGCCACCGTGGCCACATGCGTCGCAGTGAGAGCACCTACACCGTAAATAGTACTGGCCGGCGGGGGGGCAGCACCCAGGGTCGGGCCCCACCTagacggggacaggacccaggtaGGGGCACCCTGCGGTCTGCAGCCTCTCTGCCTCACATTGCTAAGACTCGAAAAGATGCAGGCCGTGGTGCCAGCAGGAGCCCCTGCATGTTGGTGGCCCTGCGGCCAACCAACATGGACCGTGAGCGGGACAAGTTCTTCCAGTCCCATTACACCTACAACCCACAGTTCGAGTACCAGGAGCCCATGCCCACGGCTGTGCTGGAGAAGTACTGTGAGGCTTCTGGACAGTTCATTCATCAG GCCGTTGGCATCATCGAGGCTGTCCTGGAGAAGTTTGGTACCTATGAACACTTTGAGGCTGCGACTGGGGGCCAGCTGCTGACCAAGTGCCAGATCTGGTCCATTGTGCGCAAATACATGCAGAAGGAGGGCTGCGTCGGGGAG GTTGTGGTGCAGCTGAGTGAGGACCTGCTGTCCCAGGCAGTGATGATGGTGGAGAACAGTCGACCAACATTGGCCATCAACCTGACCGGAGCCCGCCAGTATTGGCTGGAGGGCATGCTACGGCATGAGATAG gcaCCCACTACCTGCGGGGCGTGAACAACGCGCGGCAGCCCTGGCACAGCGCCGAGGGCCGCCTGCAGTACGGGCTGCGGCCGGCGAACCCCACCGAGGAGGGCCTGGCCAGCCTGCACAGCGTGCTGTTCCGGAAGCAGCCCTTCCTCTGGCGCGCTGCACTGCTCTACTACACCATCCACCGAGCCGCGCGCATGTCCTTCCGCCAGCTCTTCCAGGACCTGGCGCGCTACGTGCAGGACGCCGACGTGCGCTGGGAGTACTGCGTGCGCGCCAAGCGCGGCCAGACCGATACCTCGCTGCCAG GCTGCTTCAGCAAGGACCAGGTGTACCTGGACGGCATCGTGCGCATTCTGCGGCACCGCCAGACCATTGATTTCCCACTGCTGACCTCGCTGGGCAAG GTGTCCTATGAGGATGTTGACCACCTGCGGCCCCATGGGGTGCTGGACAATACCCGGGTGCCCCACTTCATGCAGGACTTGGCACGCTATCAGCAGCAGCTGGAACACATCATGGCCACCAACCGGCTGGATGAGGCGGAGCTGGGCCGCCTTCTGCCTGACTGA